The Anopheles maculipalpis chromosome 3RL, idAnoMacuDA_375_x, whole genome shotgun sequence genomic sequence CGTTGTAGTCGAAGAACGGTGGGGCCGAATTGGCGTAAGATGATTGTGACCCCTTGGCTGCAACACGTTCCTGCTCCTGATCGTAACTCTCCACCTCAGCTCGTCCATTGCCGAACGTTTTACCATATCCCGGTCGTCTTACGGCAGTGTTTGGTTCTTGCTCCGTACCCGATTCGTCGATAAAGAATTGTTCCGACAGTAGATCTTCCTTTTCGCCGGACTCTACCGGCACGTTTTTACCTGGAGCGAGTACTTTCCGCTCAACACGATCAGTCGATTTGCCATCCATGTGCTCCTTCGGGGTGACAAAGTTTTCCACCTTTAGCGTACGAATCGCCATGGAGGCCGAATCGTTTACCACTTCCTGATCGGAATCGACGGAGTACACCTGCACCACCACGTGGCTGTTTTCGGCCTCGAGTGGATCCTCCTCATCTGTTGGCTggggttttgtgtttctgttgTAGCCATCAAATCGCATCATCAGATCGACTGGTGTTTTCGGTGCAACGGTGGCTGCTGATACGAGCTCCCATACTCCAGCCGGATTGTTCGCCTCTCGTTTCTGTGTTTGCTCCCCAAAATGGCGGCTGCTTGCACCTATGAAAGCGATCGATACCAGCAGAAGCGAGCAGGCCAAAACGATTGAAACTATCGTACACATTATGCTCATCACTTTCCTCAACGCAACGCAAACGCTCGATTCGTTGATCAAGCTGATGCTCGATCGTTCCCTTATTAAGCCATGCTCCGGTATGGGCACActgttttatatattttccaTTCGGCTGCATTGGAGCTGTCGGTCAAGCAACACAGCAACCTGACTGGCCGTGACTTTGCCTCCGTAGCCCGCACAGCAGGTCTCAAAActgtaaacaaacatttcgcGGTCACCTTACAGCGGATAAAGCTATGCAATGGCGCTAAAGTCATGCCGAAAGGGGGAACGGGTCGTTTGCAGATTCTCTGAATCTGCAAGACCTTCTTACCTCGTTCCGCTCGGACCAgttgtttgtatttctttaCGGAGACCTTCAAATGACGGCCCTTTAAAACGCTACATTAAACATATTGCACATAAGCACCTGTTATGTACTTGCCAGCTTGCTAGTGGAATGTGACTTAAGACTTAAGATGTGAATTTCTTTGTAAGCTaccattttttctttactttttagTGGCTTTAGTTTTGGACGAAGAAGAAATTCGGTTTTAGAAGTAAGCGGGACTCACAAGATCACACGGCAACAGTACCAAGCATTGCTGACATGCATCGATTATTTAGAAAAACGTAAGGCATCGCTTAGCCAACAGCTGTTACCCGCATGGGATGGTATATTTCCTAAACACATTTAACATTCCTTATTACAGACATTGGCGTGTATGGACTATTCGTGGTAGGCGGCAGTACGATGCatgtgaaaaaaatatacgaaaaaattaaatccgGATACCCAAATCTGTTCGATTACCTCCGCGCCGTGCACGCACCGAGGGAGTGTGCAATGGCTTTCCATCAATTTCTTTCCCTGTTCCAAGTGCAGGTACTTCCGCAGCGTTGCATCGACGTCGTcttaggtgtgtgtgtgtctgcaagATGAAGCTGGCCAATGAttcctcattttaatttcttctcgGTTCAACCATTTTCTAGGCGATGTGGTCGGTGTTCCGAAGCGTCTTATCGCACTGGACGTTCTTAACCTTCTGCACGAAGAGTTCGATGATACGCGGCTACACTTTGCCAAGCGATATTTGCAACTGATGCGCCGTTACACTCTGTACGGCTATCTTCGGCCGAACGAAGTGCACGTCGTCATTACACCGTACCTTGCACTGTCGAAAGTTTTCCCCGGACCAGATACTCGATCGAAcatgaaaacgaaaacgatgaCACTATTGGAGCTGTTTCTACTGGCCCAACTGCTAGATGATCCGATCTCACTCTCCGAACAATTGCATCAAGCTTGTGCATCGTATTGGCAAACGAACGAGGACTAAAGGCATCAAGATAAAGATGGTGTAGCGTTACCAATTAACCCTGGCATGCTTTTAGATAACCTAGTTGGCCCGCTTTTTTTTAGAACGATAACCAACTCGGTCAATTTAGGCTACGGTATGGTAAACATACGCGCGCCACATAAATCACGCCGACAGATGGAACACGGGCGTGCACGTCAAGGTAGGGCTGCCCGTTATCAGCAATCGTTTGAAGTATCTGTTCGACAGATTTAATAAGCTATTATCGCGTAAACATCTTTCGATAGCATACTTTTCTTTGAAGGGCGCTTCCCTAGCTGATAAGATAGCACTGattgcaattttgttttcaatttatacTGTCAGTAGGCGATCTATTTGGGTTTAAAATTCTTTACGACGATAGGAACTGGTACGGGTAGTCTCTATATAGTTAGTTCTGTTTATATAATTCAGAATGGCCACCTGAGCCTTCTAGAGGTTGTAGaggcaaagaagaaaataccATTTGTGCGATCTTGGTCTGATGTAGAAGTTCCTTCATATCTTGCGCATCATTTCTTCAACCCATGTGGTCAGTCTCCAAAAACTTTGCAGGCTGAGTCTTCGGATTTAAATTCGCACATCGTAAATTctggtccatgtctcagagacATTATATCCGGACATAAAAACGGGGACAATTTACTTTCAGTTTTGGATCAGTATCAGTatcggatggccctctctggTCCCAAATTAAAGAGAAGCAGGCAAATCTTCTTGCAAACGGACTATGCGGTCATCGGCGTCGCGACCATTTAGAAGTATGTGCTCTGCTGTCGCTTATTGGCAAAGCTCTGTCCCGGCCAATTAACAATTCTGTTTCACTCATTACGATAAAATAAACCCCAACATTTCATCTGGAAAGATGTCTCATTTACAAGGTCTTTACCTTACCCGCTCTATTtactttccatttccttcccGATGTGGTGAATcatgcgataaaaaaaaaaacatctatgCTAAAACACATTcatcacaaaacaaattcttATCGGGGGTGCACATTCTCAACACCGCCACAAAGACAAATCGCGCTTCAAATTGCAATCAGTTGCGCTTCTATTAGTAGTATTTGTCCTTCTggatttttatgtttgaacAAACGTGTCTTTTCGCTTGCGCACAGAGCGTCGTCTCAAAGAGTTCTCGACGTCGACCGATAAGAAATCACGCTGCCCCACTGCCTGCTTCCCAGGGTTCGCGCGACTTTATCGGTTATGAAACTGCACGAAGCCGTGTGCCGGGTACGATGGTGGTGCATATTTGCCTGAAATATTTGCTACGCATGGATAACTGAAACTGTGACTAAACAACAGGGGCAGGGGACAGAAGgcacagaagaaaaacgagcAGCAATCAAATGCTTCGTCACAATACTTCCATCCTTACCGGGTCGACTTGTTCCGTACGGGAACCGTTTTAGTCATCCTTTTTATTGGAGCAACCTGGAgggaaacagtttttttttgcagtctGGTCTGGTGTTGCCTATCGTATGGAAGGTATTTCAAGTTCTCGCTTCTATCGCCGTTTGCTCAGTTGCACTTGAACCGTCTTTGAATCGAGGGGAATTTTTTCTAAACTTTCCTTAACCGTGCAGTGATACAGCGTGTGAAATCAGCGCCCGAAAAGGAAGCAACCATGTGCTTGTGTTGTGGAAATCGTGAAGGATACGACATTGATGATGCCAATTTTGGCAAATCGTACAACGAAAGCTTCAGCACGAGTCAAGTGAGTGTAaggatgaattttaaaatagttaGGCTTTCAAATGGAACGTTTTAAAACTTCCAATGGAGTGCTCGTTATTGCGATTTAAGCAATTCGATAGCAAATGtgcgataaaaaagaaacgttcTACCATGGtgtaatattttccatttcacacaTCATtaattgtgcattttttttttgttcctcgcTCTTATCGTTTTTAGACGGCTGAAGTGGGACCACCGATTGTAATCATTAGTCAACCGACGAACGGTGCTGTTACCGCTACCGAACCATCTGCCGCTCCAACGGATTCACGATGAAACTCCTTGACTCTGGTGCACTTGAGATGATGATCGACCGTATCAGTTAAATTCCATTTGTGATATCATCATTAGCTGGTTACCCTTATCAATCCAGTTCCGCCCGGAGGACATGTGCCATTGTGCCGGTGTGTGACAATAATATCAAAACAAGACAGCGTCCGTTGTTGTTATTACTATTTTTAATGTTAATTACTTCAAACGTTATTTAGGACCTTACTTTTCGTTATTCTTATCGGAAGTAGCAGGTTATAGTTATTAAAGAATTcgaataaatttgttttttatgtaCAATTAACGAAACATAGCggtgtttgttattttaaaagagaaaatattcTATATTTCACTGTTATGCTGTTACGAGGGCATTGGTTAtcatttttacattaaaaagtATTAGCTCATTTTAAATCAAGGCCATTTTAGTAAATCTTCTTATCGTTCTTTAACAtacaaatttttgtaaaaaaaatttacttaaAATTTGCACTCAATCTATGCCTACAAAAAGGATAAAGGAATTGTTTCTTAAATAATATAACGATAACTGGTAGATTCCGTCTGACAGTATTCACAGCACTATTCAgtttaatcaaatttaaaatatgtaaatgtCTAATGTGTGCTACATGAGGCTTTTCCATCATACcaacaatttaaaatcatcACTACAGGATGGATTTATAAGAGGCTTGTATGAAGCATTTACCTTGTGTCTGTAAACTCGTCAATGAGTTCGTCCTAACTGGTCAACTTGGATGGTTCCGTACGGATGCACTTCACGGCTCTATTCATCACTAGGCAAAGTTCGTCATCTTCCCGTGCCGTTGctgcttcctcttcctctAGCAGGCGCCGTTTTCGTTTGCGTGTAATTTCTTCCAGCAGCCGTGGATGATCTTTCAACCGTACCTTCAGTTCCGTCTCGTCCAAATAATCCCAAAGATCCCAATCCTCCATCAGGCATAGCGGTTTAGCAGCAGGATTCGTACAGTTATTCGCATCCGTTCCGGTCTCTTCCTCATCCGACGATTGTGGTGCAGAGCGGTACGCATTCATAAACAACTCCTGATAGGGATCTTCTTCGTCGTCCTCATCATCAGCGGCGGATTCATCATCGGAGCGGTTTGAAGAACGATAGCCGTAGTTAAAACTACGATAGGTATCGTGTGCTTCGGAGGATTCTTCGGATGTTTCGCTCAGAACGACCTGGTCCGGTGCACGGTACTGTGGTGGTTCATTGCTTGCTGTGGAGTCGTGGATGAGCGTGCTGAAGGAAAGAAAGCATTAATGATAGCGTATTTAACTTGTTACGATCGACTAAGTCACCATACTGCAACAACATACTTGTCTGCCATTGTTTATGGGCACAGCAGGCCACAGGAAACCGAGAAATGAATTTGTTAAAGATGTGCCACACAGATTTTAAATCCTTTTACACCATTTTCACTTGCCGTTTATAAGTACTGAAACTAGTAAAATTAAGGATTGCAAGCGATTTTTGCAGACGACCGCAAATTAgtctttatttttgtatggttttgttttgattccaCCGTCAAGTAAAATGCGCTTTCGTCGATGTCAAGACTCAGTTAGATCGATTAATCGATGAACAATGCAAGAAAACTCCACCATGTCAAAATATGTCAAgatattcaaaataatttgaatgTACCGTACCAGTATTTAATGACAATAAagaattaaaacaataaataaaatttagagtagtaaaattacatttttaaattaatttaacatCTTTGTACTAATTTTAAATTGCCTGAAATAATTTGTAGCTTCATATTATGATGTAAACTAATCTTCTTCATGTACTCTACAGCCCAGAGAATTCTTTGCCTGCCATTACTTGCTCCAATGGAGcgtaaaataggaaaaaaaaaacaaacaacacatacatttttatcaaattaaatattttctcacATCACAATTATCAGCTTAAATAAAATTCGGCTCGAGAAAAGCTGGCAATGACTACCTGAAGCAATGACCTTCAATATTGCTCTCCAATCCCATTTATTCGTATCGAATTCAAGCTACCACAAAGCCGAATTGTTTGTCAAGCAAACATTTGATCATTTGGTCATCATCAATGAATGGTGGAAGGAATGATCATACCACCCTAAGCATACATATCTAACGGAATTACCAAGATCGGCCAAGTATCTGCTCACTTCGGTATAAAATAAAGATCTTTGATCTTATTCAAGCTCAGTCATTATCCATTCCTTGCATCGAACAGAAAGCCATAGCTAAAAAATGCTGCGTGCCGTAAGCGTTACGATCCTATTGAGTTGTTTAGTGCTGTTTAGTGTCGTCCGTTGTGTTTACCTTCCAGCTAAGCTTCCCAGTGGAATACAGCTTCCACAGCAACTACATTACTACAACCATCCAATAGTGTATCAAATGAGTTCGTACATTTACAAATTAGAACCAATGGATCTACACAGCACCAAAGATACGATGGAAGCTGATATACCGGCCGATGTTAGTGATCCCGAATCGGTCAACGAGACTGTACTACCAGAGAACGATCCGAACCGCTTTGCTTTGATCGATGCTCCTGCAGCGTGCCGGCCTGGAGAGGCTACTGATGGGAGAGGAAAGTGTAAAAAGATTGCTGATTTCTTTTAACTGATCAAAATACACTTCTATTTTTTGTGATGCAACAATCGAATTTCTTGCACCTTACAAACACTGCATTCGATGGTGTCCGAAACGATCAACTGCCACATAACAGATaggtaaatttatttaattattttcagcattaaaaaatatccttCCCGGGCGATCTATCCCATCACTGGCCTACACTTTCCTTGATGGTCAAGTTTTTGTCCATCAGGGCATACCTTCGGAGCGTCAATAACGTTCTGAAATGATTCATTTTCCACGATTAATAATTAGTCCCGTGCTTTGAAGATATTCTGCTGATAGTAGAGGGTTCTTTACCTTTGGACTTTGTGCTAAACCCTTTTGCTGATCGATACCTTGTACCGCACCCGCAACCAACTGGTCATCGACAGGAAGCGGTGGAACTTCTGGCTCATCCTCACACCCAACCGGACCTCCGCGGGCCAAGTTCACCAACAAAACGACACCGAACAGTAGTAGCACTAGTTTCATGGTGATTTTGTCACCCAAATGTGATCTACGGCTCAAACGCAGCAACTCGTGCGGGTTAATCAAGTTTTAAAAAAGTACGTCCTGCAGGAGAGCTCCCGATTCTTCGGTGGGTAGTTTGCAAATAAGTACGTCGTTTCTTGTACCAGTGCGCCTAGATAAGCTGCGTTACAGACAAAAACCACTGTAATTGATTGTCCGTCAGGCCAGCTTATCTTATCTTAGTTGCTTCCCGCTTTACTTTTAGGTATCGACGACTTAAGCCTCAACTATACCGTTCTCTTAGCATTCTCCGGCCGGACTTTAAAACAATGCGAAGTAGTGCGGCTATCGTGGCCATGGTGGTGGTCTACAAACTACTAAAGTGCGTATGCTGAACGAATCAAATACAACTATTACCTTATTTATGCAGGCTTGTGGTTAATTATGACTTGTTTTTGATAAGTAGGAACTGGCGAAGTAGGAACGAGGTTTTGCACAATTTGTGCAATATTGtagaattcttcttcttcttggcttaatgatccTCTAGTCTCGAAATGACTTGTTGATGGggtttgaacctcggtccagCCGTGTAAAGACCATCGATCCACCAGTAGAATTGTACGATTAATTGACTTAAAAGTAAAAGCAATAATTAAATCTCTTTCTTAATTTCTATGGCTCACACTATGCATCTAAGCTGCTTATTTGGTTTCTCATTTGCTTCTTTACCATGTATCGCATATAAACTACAACAAATAGTATAAACACAACAAAGAATTAAATAGCGCCGATACCATCAAAGAGAACTTCTAATCTAATCGCTACCACTGGCAACGTGACGGAACGTGGACAAGATTCCGGAAATTGTTGTTCAGAATTaactacaaacacacactatgCAAGGTGATAAATTGCATCGCTAAGACCAGACGACAGCCGAGACGGTGCAGAAATGTGGCTGCCGGACACATGGGGTTCCTGGAATGTGTTCCAGAGATTAAGATTTACGATCCCCATTATCGCCATTGAATGGACCGGTGTTTAATCGATAAAGTATGCTAGCGAGTATGAATGATTATCATGTTTCAAATGAACAAGCCCTCTCAAAGGCTTCATGTAGAAGAGGAATTAGTCATCGTGGATCTTGGGGTTGCACAAATTAAGACAGTAAGTGACGATCGATTAATTGATGATATTGataagcttttatttattgcatcgCTTGGGTGTACTCACTAGCGGAAATCGTTAATGGTAATTTGGGATTGTTTGGTTGGATATCTTTGTTGAGGACTGTTGGACTGGTGGAAGTAAACTCGTTGTAAATCTGTAGCTCTGTTCAACCCATCTGCCGCCGGCAGACACCCTTGTGGTCGAGTACGGTCCCAGTCGGACACACGATCGGCACGTCAAACACGGCTCTCTAGAAATAGATGTAAATTGTACACGGTACACGGTAAAACTAGTATCCAACCGGCCCCAATGTCTTATGTCATGGTTTCATATTTATGCGTGAACATTCCCCCATTCACTCGCCTATCGTAATGACACTACCACACAAACCATAGACGCTACGATGCCTACCGATTGAAGGATCATTTCTGGCACTTTTTTCGGCACGATCGTTGTATCCGGCAGGCTGCCACTTCCTTCGCCGTAGAAAACGATGGAATCGTCACCAGCAACGCTAATCACCACCATCAAACCAATCACGCAAAGCTTCCCTATCATCCCCATTTCGGAACTGTCCCGATCAAGCTTCCAAAGAATCACTTCGACCGTGCACGATCTCTTGATATATCTTGCGGGTAATGCAAAATTACTTCCTACTAGGGCAAGCCTCGTTTCGCAAGTGTTTTTTGCTCAGTTTTATCTTATCACCACACTGCAGGCAACAGACGAGATCCGCCGTGCAGAAACATCAAACTAGCGGCAATCACATGCCATTTACTGGACATGCCACTTGACCGTTCGTTTGTGTGTCTATTGTAGTGAACACCTCGTTTGTACTAAATCGACGGGTGCCGTGTGCCTCCCATTGCGGTAGGATAAAATCGATACCATGTCGGGCAAATCTGTATCTAGCGGGGAAAACACAAACCATTCCGTTGCGCTCTTGAACCGCCCTGCTGGAGTAAACGAGATGCAACAAGTTGATCACCTACCCTCACCTGGTAAGACCAGGTGACGTGATGTAA encodes the following:
- the LOC126565871 gene encoding uncharacterized protein LOC126565871; the encoded protein is MSIMCTIVSIVLACSLLLVSIAFIGASSRHFGEQTQKREANNPAGVWELVSAATVAPKTPVDLMMRFDGYNRNTKPQPTDEEDPLEAENSHVVVQVYSVDSDQEVVNDSASMAIRTLKVENFVTPKEHMDGKSTDRVERKVLAPGKNVPVESGEKEDLLSEQFFIDESGTEQEPNTAVRRPGYGKTFGNGRAEVESYDQEQERVAAKGSQSSYANSAPPFFDYNEQTSQRMLDEFFALRNQDTLASRRSNYDWGEGQLRSRTLEDIKNQNRASAASRRKAQVPDYPREDDMSYDRYADYAEAEQRAVGYTAQKLGRKQRATPSTGGQTHVLNKVPIVAYDGDGSMAPMYKTDPSQRSQFERSRFHYSLPSMVYNPYAWDPYHMNMLRFPQCNACQQNARALCSKCGLCADCCAHSKCTCGCLNG
- the LOC126565309 gene encoding uncharacterized protein LOC126565309, whose translation is MLWKWLEDNFKYRRKGGFSFGRRRNSVLEVSGTHKITRQQYQALLTCIDYLEKHIGVYGLFVVGGSTMHVKKIYEKIKSGYPNLFDYLRAVHAPRECAMAFHQFLSLFQVQVLPQRCIDVVLGDVVGVPKRLIALDVLNLLHEEFDDTRLHFAKRYLQLMRRYTLYGYLRPNEVHVVITPYLALSKVFPGPDTRSNMKTKTMTLLELFLLAQLLDDPISLSEQLHQACASYWQTNED
- the LOC126560424 gene encoding uncharacterized protein LOC126560424; protein product: MADNTLIHDSTASNEPPQYRAPDQVVLSETSEESSEAHDTYRSFNYGYRSSNRSDDESAADDEDDEEDPYQELFMNAYRSAPQSSDEEETGTDANNCTNPAAKPLCLMEDWDLWDYLDETELKVRLKDHPRLLEEITRKRKRRLLEEEEAATAREDDELCLVMNRAVKCIRTEPSKLTS